A genome region from Corynebacterium uberis includes the following:
- a CDS encoding mechanosensitive ion channel family protein, translated as MLPVHLLRYNVWVWISDKGLTLALLCIIAVLIPRIGRFAIGVVNRHIEESNDSQDGKTRQAITGVAVYIIQMVAYFLLLVAFLRALGFSLTGAAIPATVASAAIGLGAQSIIADFMAGFFILTEKQYGIGDWVRFEGNGVEVEGTVIQITMRATRIRTLAQETVTIPNSTAKVCVNSSNYWSRAVVVIPVPLLGSRSPADAIERCRASASQALLDPAISTDILGPLEIHPAVDVTPPTTVGMPWMMQMRVMVQVEPGSQWQVERAIRTAIVAEFWEEYGSAPTTSGTLRRTLTDADSPDVADTPTEVLTPPTSPQLPAQPDASPAAAQPEPDDSAEGATGASIRTNKSGKLHGALSLGHRFRPSTTLLVAALGVLFYLQLATVQADDDWQGDDGWLSPNRLFPTVSESTSTPTPTPTPEPAITTPAEEPTPSTPRPSATPERPAEDNAGTTPTPTPEPEEEAHSHTPTPSSSATPEATTQAQ; from the coding sequence ATGTTGCCGGTCCACTTATTGCGTTACAACGTCTGGGTATGGATCTCAGACAAAGGTCTGACCCTGGCCCTGCTGTGCATCATCGCGGTGCTCATCCCCCGCATTGGCCGTTTTGCCATCGGGGTGGTCAACCGCCATATCGAGGAGTCCAACGATTCCCAGGATGGCAAGACCCGGCAGGCCATCACGGGGGTGGCCGTCTACATCATTCAGATGGTGGCCTATTTCCTGCTCCTGGTGGCCTTCTTAAGGGCGCTGGGGTTCTCCCTGACCGGCGCCGCGATCCCCGCCACCGTGGCCTCGGCCGCCATCGGCTTGGGCGCGCAATCCATCATCGCCGACTTCATGGCCGGCTTTTTCATTCTCACCGAAAAGCAGTACGGCATCGGGGACTGGGTGCGCTTTGAGGGCAACGGGGTTGAAGTAGAAGGCACCGTCATCCAGATCACCATGCGCGCGACCCGCATCCGCACGCTGGCCCAGGAGACGGTGACCATCCCCAACTCCACGGCGAAGGTGTGCGTGAACTCCTCAAACTACTGGTCGCGGGCGGTGGTGGTCATTCCGGTTCCGCTGCTGGGCTCGCGCAGTCCTGCCGACGCGATCGAGCGCTGCCGCGCCAGCGCCTCCCAGGCACTCCTCGACCCCGCCATCTCCACCGATATCCTCGGCCCGCTGGAAATCCACCCGGCCGTGGACGTCACCCCGCCGACCACGGTGGGCATGCCCTGGATGATGCAGATGCGGGTGATGGTTCAGGTAGAGCCCGGCAGCCAATGGCAGGTCGAGCGCGCCATCCGCACGGCCATCGTCGCCGAATTCTGGGAAGAGTATGGCTCCGCCCCCACGACCTCGGGCACGTTGCGGCGCACGCTTACCGACGCCGACTCCCCCGACGTCGCCGACACCCCCACCGAAGTGCTCACCCCGCCCACCAGCCCGCAGCTGCCCGCGCAGCCGGACGCCAGCCCCGCGGCCGCGCAGCCCGAGCCGGACGATTCCGCCGAGGGGGCGACGGGGGCGTCGATACGCACGAACAAGTCCGGCAAGCTGCACGGCGCGCTCAGCCTGGGCCACCGCTTCCGCCCCTCCACCACCCTGCTGGTGGCGGCCCTGGGCGTGCTGTTTTACCTCCAGCTGGCCACCGTCCAAGCCGACGATGACTGGCAGGGCGACGACGGCTGGCTCTCCCCCAACCGGCTGTTTCCCACCGTCTCAGAATCCACGTCCACCCCCACGCCCACGCCCACGCCGGAGCCCGCCATCACCACGCCGGCCGAGGAGCCCACCCCCAGCACCCCGCGGCCCAGCGCCACCCCCGAGCGCCCCGCCGAAGACAACGCCGGCACCACGCCCACCCCTACCCCAGAGCCGGAGGAAGAGGCGCACAGCCACACCCCCACCCCCAGCTCCAGCGCGACGCCAGAGGCCACCACGCAGGCACAATAG